The Kluyvera intermedia genome window below encodes:
- the bcsD gene encoding cellulose biosynthesis protein BcsD, whose translation MTISDTTDEYYRQQQYVPGWQDLSTLLCSSILSAADRNEGRIFLQHVGNQLALKFPLRQVETLGLLEDEVNHLLARFNWGRVHIIVDEQGLTINHIAWPHAGQMDELPTWTLGFASLMEGCWKEWLRTQGGSEQIAFTLVEGKPSLLVFRYEVERG comes from the coding sequence ATGACGATATCTGACACCACTGACGAATATTATCGTCAGCAGCAATATGTACCTGGCTGGCAAGACCTGAGTACCTTACTTTGCAGCAGTATTCTTTCTGCGGCAGATAGAAATGAAGGGCGTATTTTCCTGCAACACGTAGGCAACCAGTTAGCCCTGAAATTTCCGCTGCGGCAAGTTGAAACCTTGGGGCTTTTGGAAGACGAGGTTAACCATTTGCTCGCCCGATTTAACTGGGGACGCGTCCATATTATTGTGGATGAACAAGGATTAACGATAAATCATATTGCGTGGCCCCATGCTGGACAAATGGATGAATTACCGACATGGACATTGGGTTTTGCCTCCCTCATGGAAGGGTGTTGGAAAGAATGGCTGCGCACTCAAGGTGGAAGTGAGCAAATAGCGTTTACGCTGGTAGAAGGCAAGCCGAGCTTGCTCGTTTTTCGATATGAAGTTGAGAGAGGATAA
- a CDS encoding cellulose biosynthesis protein BcsC: MKIRKLNKIIHGIGLSSICLFPLSFPVHAAGDNSSVLEQLFTQAQYWHEREHPDDAQLALKKILSVEPGNTDALYLMALYTQQQGKKAEAAAWKAKLRQADPDGAKIAQLEGEVSASAVLPGRLAEARRLSSHDNNAAAVTIYEELFKQGQPKSSLSSEYYQTLASIPERRPEAIDALSQLHQQHPHDVATTLALGKILTYQEESRRDGITLLETLSHSNPEAKKNLRQALLWLHPNAGDRPLFENWLQQQPDDREIGEHYSQNVTGSIISNGYKTVENGQLDQATTSFEKVLEADPGNSNALGGLGIIAMRKGNFTAASDYLKRAAAQNGPDKEKWMTLYGQANFYGILSQAKAQANNKDWDSALATSEPLLNSSGDERHAVDLFRADILRRRGDLPAAEQAYRTLAEQAPSADVMQSLYYVLKAEHKTDDAANLLKSMPPAFRQKVMAGQPASIDPIRRQAAEALSQGETQQAEQLLRSALQKEPSNPWLRLDLARVLQKQGDSSQALSIISSLADSPRKDSLTAAAIFLSENKKWEDTATVLSRIPRSQWTKEMSELNRRATFNQGITRADSLLAGGDRASAAEQLLALSRIETLSAADAGHLAESLYKAGQTERALGVIHHNLASGLKGSVGDYAQQINVLNSAGLASEANQILSNPALLARSSQQDITHIKMGEVINKADRLREQGQYADAYDMLIVQLHQDPHNKDLMLAMARVYQSGNMSDNAGSIYQYVLSQDPQNQDARTGAIDLALKAKDNQRAMTLMQGLKDKNSPENLFLAARVARSNGESKRALGLLRQAKQQLLGIASAGNNATIDGLPISDNPFVNKTPIDTRLPWQVGGESASGSSSPVSSSQNPQLLTRVTKMLNETREKLSSWVETNLSLRDRNGDDGLGALSETKASLAFSTVPFDESRLKFAVTPVLLNAGSTSGKASNRFGTGALQQANAAWRATQSSQALADNSKAAASAARKALEDKSNARIKACQSPTSAACEVATHEETDAQDAYNLAQEKIMQPQSYGPDDFPANSSGEQRKTGTELSVALSGDSYQADLGTTPLGGEGAKNLVGGLRWSPIVATNTQLTFNLERRAVTDSLLSYVGTKDKYSGKTWGAVVKSGGGLSLSYDDGDAGAYGGASYYKYQGENVADNSAVMGNAGFYYRPLHTDEKEIKVGINADYMNYAENLSNFSFGQGGYFSPQNYISLSVPVEYSRNAGDWSYKLSGAVGYQAYSQKQSDYFPTESEWQNNLDWLVDAGFGEESHYAAKTSRGVSYNVKLQGNYKLSPQMSVGGALGYDTVGEYSEANAQLYLKYSFDDK; the protein is encoded by the coding sequence ATGAAAATTCGTAAACTAAATAAAATTATTCATGGGATTGGCTTAAGTAGCATCTGTCTGTTCCCATTATCTTTCCCCGTACATGCTGCTGGAGATAATAGCAGCGTACTCGAACAACTTTTTACACAGGCGCAGTACTGGCATGAGCGCGAACATCCAGATGATGCTCAGCTTGCCTTAAAGAAAATACTGAGCGTTGAGCCGGGCAACACCGATGCGCTGTATTTAATGGCGCTCTATACGCAACAGCAGGGTAAAAAAGCAGAAGCGGCAGCCTGGAAAGCGAAATTACGTCAGGCCGATCCCGATGGCGCAAAAATAGCTCAACTGGAAGGTGAAGTCTCAGCCAGCGCCGTATTGCCTGGTCGTCTAGCCGAAGCGCGTCGACTTTCAAGCCATGACAATAACGCTGCTGCGGTCACTATCTATGAAGAGTTGTTTAAACAGGGGCAGCCGAAATCTTCGCTTAGCAGTGAGTATTATCAGACTCTGGCGTCAATACCTGAGCGCCGTCCTGAAGCGATTGACGCTTTAAGCCAGCTTCATCAGCAGCATCCTCATGATGTTGCGACTACCCTGGCGCTGGGGAAAATCCTCACTTATCAGGAAGAGAGCCGACGCGATGGGATTACGCTATTGGAAACGCTATCGCATTCAAATCCTGAGGCGAAAAAAAATCTGCGCCAGGCGCTGCTGTGGCTGCATCCCAATGCCGGCGATCGTCCCCTTTTTGAAAACTGGCTACAACAGCAGCCTGACGATCGTGAAATCGGAGAACATTATTCCCAAAACGTCACCGGTAGCATTATTTCGAACGGTTATAAAACCGTTGAAAATGGGCAACTGGACCAGGCAACCACATCATTTGAGAAAGTACTGGAAGCCGATCCTGGGAACAGCAATGCTCTTGGCGGGCTGGGGATTATTGCTATGCGCAAAGGCAATTTCACCGCTGCCAGCGACTATCTAAAGCGTGCCGCTGCTCAAAATGGGCCGGATAAAGAGAAATGGATGACGCTTTATGGACAAGCGAATTTCTACGGCATTTTAAGCCAGGCAAAAGCGCAGGCGAATAATAAAGATTGGGATTCTGCATTAGCGACCAGCGAACCATTGCTCAATAGCAGCGGTGATGAACGACATGCCGTTGACCTTTTCCGTGCCGATATTCTGCGCCGCCGTGGCGATCTGCCTGCTGCGGAACAGGCATATCGTACGCTGGCGGAACAGGCACCTTCAGCCGATGTTATGCAATCCTTATATTATGTTTTAAAAGCTGAACATAAAACGGATGATGCGGCGAATTTGCTGAAATCGATGCCGCCTGCATTTCGTCAGAAGGTGATGGCGGGGCAACCTGCCAGCATTGACCCTATTCGTCGACAAGCGGCCGAGGCATTAAGTCAGGGGGAAACCCAACAGGCTGAACAACTGCTACGCAGCGCGTTGCAAAAAGAGCCATCAAACCCCTGGCTACGTCTGGACTTAGCCCGCGTATTACAAAAGCAGGGTGATAGTTCACAGGCATTGTCCATAATCTCATCGTTAGCAGACAGCCCCCGTAAAGACTCCCTGACCGCTGCCGCAATTTTTCTTAGCGAAAATAAAAAGTGGGAAGATACCGCGACTGTCTTGAGCCGGATCCCGCGTAGTCAGTGGACTAAAGAGATGAGCGAGCTTAATCGTCGCGCCACGTTTAACCAGGGAATTACGCGCGCCGACTCGCTTCTTGCGGGAGGTGATAGAGCCAGTGCTGCTGAGCAATTATTAGCCCTGAGCCGGATAGAAACGCTTTCCGCTGCCGATGCCGGACATCTGGCGGAGAGTTTATATAAAGCGGGACAAACGGAGCGAGCACTCGGCGTTATACACCATAATCTGGCTTCCGGTCTTAAAGGTAGCGTTGGTGACTATGCGCAACAAATCAACGTATTAAATTCCGCAGGCCTCGCGAGCGAAGCCAATCAGATCCTGAGTAACCCGGCATTGTTGGCGCGGAGTTCCCAGCAAGATATTACGCATATAAAAATGGGTGAGGTGATCAACAAAGCGGATCGTCTGCGCGAACAAGGTCAGTACGCTGATGCCTATGATATGTTGATTGTTCAGCTGCATCAGGATCCGCATAACAAAGATCTGATGCTGGCGATGGCGCGTGTTTATCAGTCGGGCAATATGAGCGACAACGCCGGGAGCATCTATCAATATGTGCTTTCGCAGGACCCGCAAAATCAGGATGCCCGAACTGGCGCAATCGATCTGGCGCTCAAGGCGAAAGACAACCAGCGTGCCATGACATTAATGCAAGGGCTGAAGGATAAAAACTCGCCAGAGAATTTATTCCTTGCCGCGCGTGTGGCCCGCAGCAATGGCGAATCAAAACGCGCGCTGGGGTTATTGCGTCAGGCGAAACAACAACTGCTAGGCATCGCCAGTGCGGGCAACAATGCCACAATTGATGGACTTCCTATCTCGGATAACCCGTTCGTCAATAAAACCCCTATTGATACCCGCTTGCCATGGCAGGTTGGCGGGGAAAGCGCGTCGGGAAGTTCGTCGCCGGTTTCATCATCACAGAACCCTCAGTTACTGACCCGGGTCACGAAGATGCTCAATGAAACGCGTGAAAAGCTCTCTTCATGGGTTGAAACAAACTTAAGTCTCAGGGATCGAAATGGTGATGATGGATTAGGGGCGCTTAGCGAAACGAAAGCATCGTTAGCCTTCTCCACCGTCCCCTTTGATGAGTCACGCCTGAAATTTGCCGTCACCCCGGTGCTGCTGAATGCCGGTAGCACTTCCGGCAAGGCCAGCAATCGTTTTGGTACCGGTGCGTTGCAACAGGCTAATGCCGCATGGCGAGCGACGCAGTCATCGCAAGCGTTGGCAGACAATTCGAAAGCGGCGGCCAGTGCGGCACGTAAGGCGCTGGAAGATAAATCTAACGCCCGAATTAAAGCGTGCCAAAGTCCAACGTCTGCCGCTTGTGAAGTGGCCACCCACGAAGAAACGGATGCCCAGGATGCTTATAACCTGGCGCAGGAAAAAATCATGCAGCCGCAGAGTTATGGCCCTGATGATTTCCCGGCAAACTCAAGCGGTGAGCAGCGTAAAACGGGGACTGAACTCTCTGTTGCACTGAGCGGCGATTCGTATCAGGCCGATCTTGGAACCACGCCTCTTGGCGGCGAGGGCGCGAAAAATCTGGTCGGCGGGCTACGCTGGTCGCCGATCGTTGCGACGAATACTCAACTGACATTTAATCTGGAACGACGAGCCGTTACCGACAGTCTTCTCTCTTATGTGGGGACTAAAGACAAATACAGCGGTAAGACCTGGGGCGCCGTTGTCAAAAGTGGTGGCGGCCTGAGTTTAAGTTATGACGACGGTGATGCTGGCGCTTACGGTGGTGCATCTTACTATAAATATCAGGGTGAGAACGTAGCGGATAACAGCGCGGTGATGGGTAATGCGGGCTTCTATTATCGTCCACTGCATACCGATGAGAAGGAAATTAAAGTCGGTATTAATGCTGACTATATGAACTATGCCGAAAACCTCAGCAACTTTAGCTTTGGTCAGGGCGGCTATTTCAGTCCGCAAAACTACATCAGTTTATCTGTGCCTGTTGAATATAGCCGGAACGCGGGTGACTGGAGCTACAAGCTATCCGGTGCCGTGGGGTATCAGGCCTACTCTCAGAAACAGAGTGACTATTTCCCGACTGAATCGGAATGGCAAAACAATCTGGATTGGCTGGTCGACGCTGGATTTGGTGAAGAATCTCACTATGCTGCAAAAACATCACGCGGTGTGAGCTACAACGTCAAGCTACAAGGCAATTATAAACTGTCGCCGCAAATGTCGGTTGGTGGAGCCCTGGGCTATGACACCGTAGGAGAATATTCAGAAGCGAATGCACAGCTTTATTTGAAATATTCATTTGATGATAAATGA
- the bcsQ gene encoding cellulose biosynthesis protein BcsQ produces the protein MPVICISSPQGGSGKTTLAANLASAYAYRGNKVLLIDLNVQNALRHYFNLTLVGPHGFVPYIDNTDDWGQFILKVDTNLYLLPYGDVTWKQHLDFQMLIHEKPDVFRKNISDITAKSGVVVIIDMPTSPQLALHEIQSLIDLQVTTLLADGIAPLLLEKIADRTFPGTPQDNHNQHCYVINKIDPRYEMSHDIEVYLKERMGDLVLGEIHDDSSVPAALASQKTLRTYRPASSALFDIDSIEEKISTRLNILVGNNDPSLTL, from the coding sequence ATGCCAGTAATTTGCATTAGTTCCCCTCAGGGCGGAAGTGGCAAAACTACCCTCGCGGCAAATCTTGCCAGCGCCTATGCTTACCGAGGAAATAAGGTTTTATTAATTGATCTGAATGTGCAAAATGCCCTTCGCCACTATTTTAATCTGACTCTTGTTGGGCCGCATGGCTTTGTTCCCTATATAGATAATACCGATGATTGGGGACAGTTTATTTTAAAAGTGGATACTAACCTGTATCTACTCCCCTATGGCGATGTGACATGGAAACAGCACCTTGATTTCCAGATGCTTATCCATGAAAAACCTGATGTCTTCCGGAAAAATATCTCTGACATTACCGCGAAAAGTGGGGTGGTGGTTATCATTGATATGCCAACCAGCCCACAGCTTGCGCTGCATGAAATCCAGAGCCTTATTGATTTGCAAGTTACCACCTTACTGGCTGATGGTATTGCCCCTCTGCTGCTAGAAAAGATAGCCGATCGCACCTTTCCAGGTACGCCACAGGATAATCACAACCAGCATTGCTATGTCATTAACAAGATCGACCCGCGCTATGAAATGAGCCATGACATTGAGGTTTATCTCAAAGAGCGCATGGGCGATCTCGTCTTAGGTGAAATCCATGATGACAGCTCGGTTCCTGCGGCGCTGGCGAGTCAAAAAACGCTGCGGACTTATCGTCCAGCGAGCTCGGCATTGTTCGATATCGATAGCATTGAAGAAAAGATTTCAACTCGCCTGAATATTCTCGTCGGTAACAATGACCCTTCGCTAACTCTTTGA
- the bcsA gene encoding UDP-forming cellulose synthase catalytic subunit, whose protein sequence is MKNLFYAFLLIVIAVPASALIILTPMTAHKQFLFGLLMIGVLLIAGRSQNKKVSTTLVALSLLMATRYIYWRATSTLTFNSWIEWALGWGLFFAEIYAWVIMLLGYMQTIWPLEREIEPLPDDTSLWPTVDVYIPTYNESLDIVRDTVLAAQCIDYPGDKIKVYILDDGKRSEFAVFAAEANVGYITRDDNAHAKAGNLNKAMKKTHGELICIFDCDHVATRGFLQATVGSFLRDEKLALIQTPHYFYSKDPFERNLPAASKAPNEGMLFYGPVQKGNDNWNATFFCGSCAVIRRCALEEIGGFAVETVTEDAHTALKMQRLGWNSAFLGLRLSAGLATERLTLHVIQRTRWARGMTQILLLDNPLFGRGLKWQQRLCYLNAILHFQYGLPRIAFLTAPLAYLLCNLNIIASSASMIFAYSLPHLVMATVLNSRLNGRYRFSFWGEVYETVMCFHLVIPTIVTFLSPRKGKFNVTDKGDTLEKEYFDSHIVMPHMITAALVAAGVVAGLVRFATQLHQGIEPWVLLLNVGWATYSLIILLASIAVANESKQIRKSIRIDIAIPAIVHYSNGASLRTLSRDLSMGGMQVVNPEPGFNGEGVEAIELLLNSAAVCIPAKQVFANDESLRLQFGDMALHKRRELVRVVLARADAWLESPQENDSLLRSIGGVISSAGRLWGIFWRGRRNKALARKAHKAGATV, encoded by the coding sequence ATGAAAAATCTTTTTTATGCATTTTTATTGATCGTGATTGCCGTTCCCGCGTCGGCATTAATCATCCTGACCCCTATGACCGCGCACAAACAATTTTTGTTTGGTTTGCTAATGATTGGGGTGCTTTTGATTGCAGGTCGCAGCCAAAATAAGAAGGTTTCAACGACTCTGGTCGCCTTATCACTTCTGATGGCAACCCGCTATATCTACTGGCGTGCGACCTCGACGCTGACTTTCAATTCATGGATCGAATGGGCGCTGGGCTGGGGATTATTCTTTGCTGAGATTTATGCATGGGTAATTATGCTGCTTGGATATATGCAAACCATTTGGCCACTGGAGCGCGAAATAGAACCTCTGCCTGACGACACTTCATTGTGGCCAACGGTAGACGTCTATATTCCAACGTATAACGAAAGCCTCGATATTGTCCGTGATACCGTTCTGGCGGCTCAGTGTATTGATTATCCTGGCGATAAAATCAAAGTTTATATTCTGGATGACGGAAAGCGCAGCGAGTTCGCCGTATTTGCCGCCGAAGCCAATGTGGGTTACATCACCCGTGATGATAACGCTCATGCGAAAGCCGGTAATCTCAATAAAGCGATGAAGAAAACGCACGGCGAACTGATCTGCATTTTCGACTGCGATCATGTGGCAACACGCGGCTTCCTTCAGGCAACCGTCGGGAGCTTCCTGCGTGATGAGAAACTTGCGCTGATCCAGACTCCCCACTATTTCTACTCGAAAGACCCGTTTGAACGTAACCTCCCGGCGGCTAGCAAGGCTCCAAATGAAGGGATGCTCTTTTACGGGCCGGTGCAAAAAGGGAACGACAACTGGAATGCGACGTTCTTCTGCGGATCCTGTGCGGTTATTCGCCGCTGTGCACTTGAGGAAATTGGTGGCTTCGCCGTTGAGACCGTGACGGAAGATGCGCATACCGCGTTAAAAATGCAGCGACTCGGTTGGAACTCTGCGTTTCTGGGCCTGCGTCTTTCCGCTGGGCTGGCAACGGAGCGTCTGACGCTGCACGTGATACAGCGCACTCGCTGGGCACGCGGCATGACACAAATCCTGTTGCTGGATAACCCACTCTTTGGTCGAGGTCTGAAGTGGCAGCAACGCCTTTGCTACCTCAATGCGATTTTGCACTTCCAGTATGGTCTGCCACGTATCGCCTTCCTGACGGCACCGCTGGCATACCTGCTCTGCAATCTCAATATTATTGCCTCTTCCGCGAGCATGATTTTTGCCTATTCCTTACCTCATCTGGTGATGGCAACGGTGCTAAATTCTCGTCTCAACGGGCGCTATCGCTTTTCGTTCTGGGGCGAAGTGTATGAAACCGTGATGTGTTTCCATCTGGTTATCCCAACGATTGTGACGTTCCTTTCGCCACGCAAAGGGAAATTCAACGTGACGGATAAAGGCGATACGCTCGAGAAAGAGTATTTTGACAGCCACATCGTTATGCCCCACATGATTACCGCCGCGCTGGTTGCTGCTGGTGTTGTTGCGGGCCTTGTCCGTTTCGCGACTCAGCTACATCAGGGGATTGAGCCCTGGGTATTGTTACTCAACGTCGGTTGGGCAACCTATAGCCTTATTATTCTCCTGGCCTCTATTGCCGTAGCTAACGAATCCAAACAGATCCGTAAAAGCATTCGTATTGATATCGCGATTCCGGCCATCGTGCATTATTCCAACGGCGCAAGCTTACGCACTTTATCCCGCGATCTCTCGATGGGCGGGATGCAGGTTGTTAACCCAGAGCCCGGGTTTAACGGTGAAGGTGTAGAAGCGATTGAACTGCTGCTAAATTCGGCAGCGGTCTGTATTCCCGCGAAGCAAGTGTTTGCAAACGATGAAAGTCTACGCCTGCAATTTGGCGATATGGCATTGCATAAGCGTCGCGAATTGGTTCGCGTCGTCCTTGCGAGGGCGGATGCATGGCTGGAATCACCGCAGGAAAACGACAGCCTGCTGCGTTCAATCGGCGGTGTTATCAGCAGTGCTGGCCGACTGTGGGGTATTTTCTGGCGTGGGCGCCGCAATAAAGCATTGGCACGTAAGGCACACAAAGCGGGGGCGACCGTATGA
- the bcsB gene encoding cellulose biosynthesis cyclic di-GMP-binding regulatory protein BcsB: MMTRLSQRLCSVIIVLAASLFAGSPLAFDLPDSLLLPRPGEQKSVSKPADTEKTVPAPEDPIPADTLEKNEDQAKAETQTVVNGSLTLKDAGITDGLTIDGHQPQSGFTFTLPNDRVIVNAELLLTIHASSALVEGQHYLNVMLNGQPLAQLPLNQVDEDNATFSLDIPAPMLVSINNISVTLENGKTLQCEKDSEKRYQLTIQPDSRIDYQGIRLNTVPDLSRFPWPFIDPLEMGRQQVAMVFSRKPTADVLDAASIISTFLGYHADYKGINLPVSLGELPQSNAIIIAHPGDTIGSLKIVDEKRASLQIIDNPQYPIYKLLIVSGKNGDALKNAAYVLTHNSLPEAANLVGVASQHIPKRQAYDADRWVDTHHPVPFSKLIAQNSRLNVEGLSHEAIRIAFRTAPDLFMWDGDAVPVKLNYHFPTHRWIDEDKSALGISLNGRFLRNVSVNSTGLLEKLWHKVGGDTRQEQQTLRIQPWQIYGDNQFEFYFAVKANEEAPCQVFNDNSIKSSIDPTSTLDLSHTWHFSELPNLSYFVGAGFPYSRLADLSQTVVLMAEHPGATEINTLLSLMARQGNATGVTAHGVHIILGESILKQESDSLEHNDVLVVASLTQHTFMSALFAKSPYDYNDGMIDIRPMNYLQKVKIYLQGNWLQQNTEVSRYLNSATDWRGFVSFKSPWAPKRSVILATATQDEQLALLADDLRNPKINAAIKGDIAVIGKSDGVHSWHIGTHYVSGQMPWYLQIFWYASQHFLVLGLLCSGLAVLLGLALYFYLHNQSRMRLKNYIGQQQNNDGK, translated from the coding sequence ATGATGACTCGTCTATCTCAACGTCTGTGCAGTGTCATCATTGTTCTGGCTGCCAGTCTATTCGCCGGCAGTCCCCTGGCGTTTGATCTTCCCGATAGCCTGTTACTCCCAAGACCCGGAGAACAAAAGTCGGTGAGTAAACCGGCGGACACGGAGAAAACTGTTCCTGCTCCAGAGGATCCGATCCCGGCGGATACGCTGGAAAAAAATGAAGATCAAGCAAAAGCCGAGACGCAAACCGTCGTGAACGGTAGCCTGACGCTAAAGGATGCCGGAATTACTGACGGTTTAACCATTGATGGTCATCAGCCACAAAGCGGGTTTACGTTTACCTTGCCAAATGATCGCGTCATCGTAAACGCAGAGCTGCTGCTCACGATCCACGCTTCATCAGCGCTTGTCGAAGGGCAACATTACCTGAACGTGATGCTCAATGGTCAACCGCTGGCCCAGCTACCTTTGAACCAGGTTGATGAAGACAATGCGACGTTTAGCCTGGATATTCCTGCGCCAATGCTGGTCTCTATCAATAACATCAGCGTCACGCTGGAAAACGGCAAGACGTTGCAGTGCGAAAAAGACAGTGAAAAGCGCTATCAATTGACGATCCAGCCGGATAGCCGAATCGATTATCAGGGGATACGACTCAATACCGTACCCGATCTTTCTCGCTTCCCGTGGCCGTTTATCGATCCTCTTGAAATGGGGCGTCAGCAGGTTGCGATGGTGTTTAGCCGTAAACCAACCGCTGATGTACTGGATGCTGCATCAATCATCAGTACTTTTTTGGGATACCACGCTGATTATAAAGGGATAAATCTCCCTGTTAGCCTGGGTGAACTACCCCAAAGTAACGCCATTATTATTGCGCATCCAGGAGATACTATTGGCAGCCTTAAGATTGTTGATGAGAAAAGGGCGTCGCTGCAGATTATCGATAACCCGCAATATCCTATTTATAAATTGTTGATCGTCAGCGGTAAAAATGGCGATGCACTAAAAAATGCGGCCTATGTGCTGACGCATAATTCACTGCCAGAGGCCGCGAACCTGGTCGGGGTAGCCTCGCAACATATCCCGAAACGCCAGGCCTATGACGCCGATCGTTGGGTGGATACGCATCATCCCGTTCCATTCAGTAAACTCATCGCGCAAAACAGCCGCCTGAACGTTGAAGGTTTGAGCCACGAGGCTATTCGTATTGCCTTTCGCACCGCCCCCGATCTCTTTATGTGGGACGGCGACGCCGTGCCAGTCAAGCTCAACTATCACTTCCCGACCCACCGATGGATAGATGAAGATAAGTCGGCGTTAGGGATTTCGCTGAATGGTCGATTTCTGCGAAATGTTTCGGTCAACAGTACCGGCCTGCTCGAAAAGTTATGGCATAAAGTGGGGGGCGACACACGTCAGGAGCAGCAAACGCTGCGTATTCAGCCATGGCAGATTTATGGTGATAACCAGTTTGAATTCTATTTTGCCGTTAAAGCCAATGAAGAGGCACCTTGTCAGGTCTTTAATGACAACAGCATAAAAAGCAGCATTGACCCAACATCAACCCTCGATCTTAGCCATACCTGGCATTTTAGCGAGTTGCCGAATCTTTCTTATTTTGTTGGCGCCGGATTTCCATATTCTCGTCTGGCTGATTTGTCACAAACCGTAGTGCTGATGGCTGAGCATCCAGGGGCTACAGAAATTAATACCTTGCTGAGTTTAATGGCTCGACAAGGGAATGCGACTGGGGTTACCGCGCATGGTGTTCACATTATTCTGGGCGAAAGTATTCTCAAGCAGGAATCTGATTCATTGGAACATAATGATGTTTTAGTCGTCGCCAGTCTGACGCAGCATACCTTTATGTCAGCATTATTCGCCAAAAGTCCTTATGACTATAACGACGGGATGATTGATATCCGTCCAATGAATTATCTGCAGAAAGTGAAAATATATTTACAAGGTAATTGGCTCCAGCAAAACACAGAAGTATCGCGCTACTTAAATTCGGCTACCGACTGGCGAGGTTTTGTCAGTTTTAAATCGCCATGGGCCCCGAAACGCAGTGTGATTCTGGCAACCGCTACCCAGGATGAACAGCTTGCGCTGTTGGCTGATGATTTACGTAATCCGAAAATTAACGCGGCGATTAAAGGCGATATCGCCGTGATAGGTAAAAGCGACGGCGTACACAGCTGGCATATCGGAACCCACTACGTTTCCGGTCAGATGCCGTGGTATCTGCAAATCTTCTGGTACGCCAGCCAACACTTCCTGGTACTCGGACTACTGTGCTCCGGCCTTGCTGTACTTCTTGGTCTGGCATTGTATTTCTACCTGCATAACCAGTCCCGAATGCGCCTCAAAAATTATATTGGGCAGCAACAGAATAACGACGGTAAATAA
- a CDS encoding winged helix-turn-helix domain-containing protein — MHYRINESIIYTPDDGTLKLIDNNNRIYSGEISLAPTANRLLAMLISHHGSILQRDELLDNVWDAHGLRASNNSLNQYISVLRRNFSDIGVEDTVIITIPTVGFMFSKDISVISENIPPDIKNTPIKNAPLDTQIPPEETKGSFWERRKKGIVLSLLAVLTVANFWYLMPSQSTGPAFEKRYLLGMLDSCPVYTFYQTPESSTQSYMELVRKSMDKANFHCRGFSEIFFKVEDLALHREKATMFIAICSRLEENSYSNCRSYYTN; from the coding sequence ATGCATTATCGGATTAACGAGTCGATAATTTACACTCCTGATGATGGTACGCTAAAGCTTATCGATAACAACAACCGTATCTACTCTGGTGAAATATCACTGGCTCCCACAGCTAATCGCCTACTTGCTATGTTAATTAGCCACCATGGTAGCATTTTACAGCGCGACGAATTATTAGATAATGTCTGGGATGCACATGGTTTAAGAGCATCGAACAACAGCCTTAATCAATATATAAGTGTATTAAGAAGAAATTTCTCTGACATCGGCGTTGAAGATACGGTGATCATCACCATTCCAACCGTTGGCTTTATGTTTAGTAAAGACATATCCGTAATAAGTGAAAATATACCGCCGGATATAAAAAATACACCTATAAAGAATGCGCCATTAGACACTCAGATTCCCCCTGAAGAAACCAAGGGCTCATTCTGGGAAAGACGTAAAAAGGGTATAGTTCTGTCGTTGTTAGCAGTACTAACGGTCGCAAATTTTTGGTATTTAATGCCCTCACAATCGACGGGCCCAGCCTTTGAAAAGCGCTATCTTCTCGGTATGTTAGATTCATGTCCTGTGTACACGTTTTATCAAACGCCAGAATCAAGCACACAAAGCTATATGGAACTGGTGCGCAAAAGCATGGATAAAGCCAATTTCCACTGTCGAGGTTTCAGCGAAATCTTCTTTAAGGTGGAAGATCTGGCATTACATCGGGAAAAGGCAACGATGTTTATAGCAATATGTAGTCGCCTTGAAGAAAACTCGTATTCGAATTGCCGAAGCTATTACACAAACTAA